A window of Paenibacillus polygoni contains these coding sequences:
- a CDS encoding DHH family phosphoesterase produces MPKFLLKRWHGYQTVWAFALLLILDAFLVAYNWPLGLVCLVLVAILGFVMVKAELDFRRELNQYIGGLNLRIKRVEGEVVSNLPLGIVLYSEDRSIEWNNRFVSRMFGEKTLIGSDLATLFPQLPFKVKDKDKKDHHKDHPHDIQFEYRMNEQVYDLRHYPEERLIYIYETTELATLRDKYEKEKIALGIIMLDNLDEASQGMDDQQRTALTARAASEITSWAKDFNIYLRRLSSERYLMILNHNSLQDLEMSRFIILDDIREMTADLKVPMTLSIGLAYGSDSIRELGELAQSSLDMALGRGGDQAAVKAGQRLSFYGGKTNAVEKRTRVRARVIAHALRDLMQESDQVFIMGHKIPDMDAIGASIGIWKAANLYHVDAYIVLDESNPSIERLMEQVYKDEQIGHSFITPEEAQQMITEHSLLVVVDTHKASMTIEPRLVQEASRVVVVDHHRRGEEFINDAVLIYLEPYASSAAELVTELLQYIHDKLQLRPLEATALLAGITVDTKHFAIHTGSRTFEAAGYLRRSGADSILVQRLLKEDLQEYIAKAEIIKHAKMIHGHIAVAVTEEGQIISQLLIAQVADSLLNMTDVVASFVVSERPDGLIGISARSLGKMNVQVVMERLGGGGHLTNAAVQLDMPIKEAESRLLDVLSEIEKEEGLFE; encoded by the coding sequence ATGCCTAAATTTCTTTTAAAACGCTGGCACGGATACCAGACCGTCTGGGCGTTTGCTTTATTACTCATTCTGGATGCATTTCTCGTTGCCTATAATTGGCCGCTTGGTCTTGTCTGTCTTGTCCTTGTGGCGATTCTTGGTTTCGTAATGGTCAAAGCTGAGCTTGATTTTCGAAGAGAGCTGAATCAGTATATAGGCGGACTAAACCTACGTATTAAAAGGGTAGAAGGAGAAGTCGTCAGTAACTTGCCGCTTGGGATTGTACTATACAGTGAGGACCGCTCTATCGAGTGGAACAACCGCTTTGTCTCTCGTATGTTTGGTGAGAAAACACTGATTGGCAGTGATCTGGCGACCCTTTTTCCACAATTGCCCTTTAAGGTAAAAGACAAAGACAAAAAAGATCATCATAAGGATCATCCTCATGATATCCAATTTGAATATCGGATGAATGAACAAGTATATGATCTAAGACATTATCCAGAAGAGCGGCTGATCTACATTTATGAAACAACTGAGCTTGCAACACTTCGGGATAAATATGAGAAAGAAAAAATAGCGCTTGGTATTATCATGCTGGATAATCTGGATGAAGCATCCCAAGGCATGGATGACCAGCAGCGCACTGCCCTAACTGCTCGTGCAGCAAGTGAGATTACTTCCTGGGCTAAGGACTTCAATATCTATCTAAGACGTTTGTCTTCAGAACGTTATCTAATGATTCTTAATCATAATTCCTTGCAGGATCTTGAGATGAGTCGCTTTATTATCCTCGATGATATTCGGGAGATGACAGCCGATTTGAAGGTTCCTATGACGCTCAGTATTGGTCTTGCCTACGGTTCAGACAGCATCCGTGAGCTTGGAGAGCTTGCTCAGTCCAGTCTCGATATGGCGCTTGGGCGGGGCGGAGATCAGGCTGCAGTAAAAGCGGGTCAACGACTTTCTTTTTATGGCGGTAAAACCAATGCCGTGGAAAAAAGAACTCGGGTAAGAGCAAGGGTTATTGCGCATGCTCTGCGTGATCTCATGCAAGAGAGCGACCAGGTCTTTATTATGGGGCACAAAATCCCAGATATGGATGCGATCGGGGCTTCCATTGGGATATGGAAAGCTGCTAATCTATATCATGTGGATGCCTACATTGTGCTCGATGAATCGAATCCATCGATTGAACGATTGATGGAGCAGGTGTATAAAGACGAGCAGATCGGTCATTCGTTTATTACACCGGAAGAAGCACAGCAGATGATCACAGAGCATAGTCTACTTGTCGTCGTCGATACACACAAAGCATCCATGACGATTGAACCTAGACTTGTACAAGAGGCTTCTCGTGTAGTGGTGGTCGACCATCACCGCCGAGGAGAAGAATTTATAAATGACGCAGTGCTGATCTATTTGGAGCCATATGCCTCCTCAGCTGCTGAACTCGTCACAGAGCTATTACAGTATATTCATGATAAATTACAGCTCAGACCACTGGAAGCCACCGCACTGCTGGCAGGGATTACGGTGGATACGAAGCATTTTGCAATTCATACCGGTTCAAGAACGTTTGAAGCGGCAGGTTACTTAAGACGATCTGGTGCAGATTCCATTCTGGTGCAACGTTTGCTCAAAGAGGATCTCCAGGAATATATTGCGAAAGCAGAAATCATAAAACATGCTAAAATGATTCATGGGCATATTGCAGTAGCTGTTACGGAAGAAGGACAGATAATTTCGCAATTGCTCATTGCACAGGTGGCAGACTCATTACTTAATATGACCGATGTCGTTGCTTCCTTCGTTGTTAGTGAACGTCCGGATGGATTAATTGGCATCAGTGCCCGTTCTCTTGGTAAAATGAATGTTCAAGTTGTTATGGAACGACTTGGAGGCGGCGGTCATTTAACGAATGCGGCTGTTCAGCTAGACATGCCGATTAAAGAGGCAGAATCACGTTTGTTAGATGTACTTTCTGAAATCGAGAAGGAAGAGGGGTTGTTCGAATGA
- the rplI gene encoding 50S ribosomal protein L9, translating into MKVIFIKDVKGQGKKGQVKEVSEGYASNFLLPRGLARPATEGNVKVLENQNAAEQKRKQQEKEEAVALGKKLETVTVELKAKAGEGGKLFGAITSKQIAEALGKQGYKIDKRKIELDEPIRTLGVTQMSVKLHPDVKATLKVQVTEE; encoded by the coding sequence ATGAAAGTCATTTTTATAAAAGATGTAAAAGGTCAAGGGAAAAAAGGTCAAGTTAAAGAGGTGTCTGAAGGTTACGCATCAAACTTCTTGCTGCCAAGAGGACTTGCGCGTCCGGCAACAGAAGGTAACGTAAAAGTGCTGGAAAACCAAAATGCTGCGGAGCAGAAACGTAAACAGCAAGAAAAAGAAGAAGCTGTAGCACTCGGTAAAAAGTTGGAAACTGTAACGGTGGAACTGAAAGCTAAAGCGGGTGAAGGCGGTAAATTGTTTGGAGCTATTACAAGCAAACAGATCGCAGAAGCGCTGGGTAAACAAGGTTATAAAATTGATAAACGGAAAATCGAGCTGGATGAACCGATTCGTACCCTTGGGGTTACACAGATGAGTGTTAAACTCCATCCGGATGTCAAAGCCACGCTCAAGGTCCAAGTGACGGAGGAATAA
- the dnaB gene encoding replicative DNA helicase, protein MGGEIYFDRVPPQNLEAEQAVLGAILLQAEALITAMERVSTEDFYDKSHQLIYESMIQLSEDNQPIDLITLTSLMQDKGQLEDIGGVSYLAKLAQAVPTAANVDYYAQIIEEKSMLRRLIRTATTIVSEGYAGGEDVSGMLSDAERKILEISNRRSSSGFIAIRDVLMEVFDKVETLYQNKGNTTGIPSGFVDLDKMTSGFQRNDLIIVAARPSVGKTAFALNIAQNVAVRANETVAIFSLEMSAAQLVQRMICAEANLDANVMRNGEFKGDDDWSKLTMGIAALSEAEIYIDDTPGITVADIRAKCRRLKKEKGLGMIVIDYLQLIQGRGKSGENRQQEVSEISRTLKQIARELDVPVIALSQLSRGVEQRQDKRPMMSDLRESGSIEQDADIVAFLYRDDYYNQDTEKKNIIEIIIAKQRNGPVGTVELVFLKNFNKFVNYERVHADAFAG, encoded by the coding sequence ATGGGCGGCGAGATTTATTTCGACCGGGTTCCACCGCAAAACCTTGAAGCAGAGCAGGCCGTTCTAGGTGCTATTCTTTTACAAGCAGAGGCTTTGATTACCGCTATGGAGCGGGTATCGACTGAAGATTTCTACGACAAGTCTCATCAGTTAATCTATGAATCCATGATTCAGCTTAGTGAAGATAACCAGCCAATTGACCTTATCACGCTCACCTCGCTTATGCAGGATAAAGGGCAGCTTGAGGATATCGGCGGGGTAAGCTACCTTGCAAAATTGGCTCAAGCTGTTCCAACAGCGGCTAATGTGGATTATTATGCGCAGATTATTGAAGAAAAATCGATGCTCCGTAGACTTATTCGAACAGCGACTACCATTGTAAGTGAAGGGTATGCTGGCGGAGAAGATGTGTCAGGAATGCTTAGTGATGCCGAGCGGAAAATCCTTGAGATTTCCAATCGCCGATCCAGCAGCGGCTTTATTGCCATTAGAGATGTGCTCATGGAAGTGTTTGATAAAGTAGAAACCCTTTATCAGAACAAGGGGAATACAACAGGGATTCCTTCCGGCTTTGTGGATTTGGACAAAATGACGAGTGGTTTTCAGCGAAATGACCTCATTATCGTTGCGGCACGTCCTTCTGTAGGGAAGACGGCATTTGCCCTCAACATTGCACAGAACGTAGCGGTAAGAGCAAACGAGACAGTAGCTATCTTCAGTCTCGAGATGTCAGCCGCTCAGCTGGTACAGCGGATGATCTGTGCAGAAGCTAACCTCGATGCGAATGTCATGCGTAACGGGGAGTTTAAAGGTGACGACGATTGGTCCAAGCTGACAATGGGGATTGCTGCTTTATCGGAAGCAGAGATTTACATTGATGATACACCAGGAATCACCGTTGCGGATATTCGGGCTAAATGTCGCCGTCTTAAGAAGGAAAAGGGACTCGGTATGATTGTGATCGATTATCTCCAGCTGATCCAGGGACGCGGCAAGAGCGGCGAGAACCGTCAGCAGGAAGTATCTGAAATCTCCCGTACCCTTAAGCAAATTGCCCGTGAACTAGACGTTCCTGTTATTGCGCTCTCGCAGCTTAGTCGTGGTGTAGAACAGCGGCAGGATAAACGTCCGATGATGAGTGACCTTCGTGAATCAGGTTCCATCGAGCAAGATGCTGATATTGTTGCCTTTTTGTATCGTGATGATTACTATAATCAGGATACAGAGAAGAAAAATATTATCGAGATCATTATTGCTAAACAGCGTAACGGTCCGGTAGGAACCGTTGAGCTTGTATTCTTGAAAAACTTTAATAAGTTCGTAAACTATGAGCGAGTTCATGCGGATGCCTTTGCTGGGTAA